The following proteins are co-located in the Spirosoma montaniterrae genome:
- a CDS encoding ABC transporter ATP-binding protein, with the protein MQIVAEQIGKKYRKEWIFRRVDLTLTAGNSYTFVGPNGSGKSTLLQLLAGSLPATEGQLLYSVAGKLLDPDDWFRQVSMAAPYLELVEELTLDELLRFHQTFKPFKAGLTPEVVADRLLLSHARHKEIKYFSSGMKQRVKLGLAFFSTAPVVILDEPTANLDRQGAAWYHQQVRQLSPDCLLLIGSNVPDEYDFCPNVLDVMQWK; encoded by the coding sequence ATGCAGATTGTAGCTGAACAGATTGGCAAAAAATACCGAAAGGAGTGGATTTTCCGACGCGTTGATCTGACACTAACCGCCGGAAACAGCTACACGTTCGTGGGACCAAACGGCAGTGGCAAATCAACCCTGCTGCAACTGCTGGCCGGAAGCCTGCCCGCTACCGAAGGGCAGCTTCTGTATTCGGTAGCCGGTAAACTGCTCGATCCCGACGACTGGTTTCGGCAGGTTAGTATGGCCGCGCCTTATCTGGAATTGGTGGAAGAACTGACGCTTGATGAGTTGCTTCGCTTTCATCAGACGTTTAAACCCTTCAAAGCGGGCCTGACGCCCGAAGTTGTAGCCGACCGGCTGCTGTTGAGCCACGCCCGCCACAAAGAGATCAAGTATTTTTCGTCGGGCATGAAACAGCGCGTCAAACTGGGGCTGGCGTTTTTTTCTACTGCGCCGGTCGTGATTCTCGACGAGCCGACAGCCAACCTCGACCGGCAGGGGGCAGCCTGGTATCATCAACAGGTACGCCAACTATCGCCCGACTGTTTGTTACTCATCGGCTCCAACGTACCGGACGAATACGATTTCTGCCCCAACGTGCTGGATGTGATGCAGTGGAAGTAG
- the lpxA gene encoding acyl-ACP--UDP-N-acetylglucosamine O-acyltransferase, with the protein MIQPLAYIHPEAKIAQNVVVEPFAIIHKDVEIGEGTWIGSHAVINEGARIGRNCKIYPGAVISSTPQDLKFKDEYTRTFIGDGTTIREYATISRGTEEHWKTEIGSNCLVMAYAHVAHDCRIGNNCLIINNVQMAGHVHMGDWAIIGGSSSVHQWVKIGPHAMVSGGSLVRKDVPPFTKAAREPLSYTGINSIGLRRRGFDNDKINQIQEIYRYIYMRGLNNADALTQIELELPPSDERDEIVNFIRTSERGIMRGPSSGADRGE; encoded by the coding sequence ATGATCCAACCATTAGCGTACATACATCCCGAAGCCAAGATTGCCCAAAACGTGGTGGTCGAGCCGTTCGCCATCATTCATAAAGACGTTGAAATTGGTGAGGGCACCTGGATTGGTTCTCATGCCGTTATCAACGAAGGCGCACGCATCGGGCGTAACTGCAAAATTTATCCGGGCGCGGTTATCTCATCGACTCCGCAGGATTTAAAATTCAAAGATGAATATACGCGCACGTTCATCGGCGACGGAACCACGATTCGCGAATATGCTACTATTAGCCGGGGAACCGAAGAACACTGGAAAACCGAGATCGGGTCGAACTGCTTGGTGATGGCTTACGCCCACGTAGCACACGATTGTCGAATTGGAAACAACTGCTTGATTATCAATAATGTGCAGATGGCCGGTCATGTTCACATGGGCGATTGGGCCATCATTGGTGGGTCGAGTTCGGTGCATCAGTGGGTAAAAATTGGTCCTCATGCGATGGTATCGGGCGGGTCGTTAGTGCGGAAAGACGTGCCGCCGTTTACCAAAGCCGCCCGCGAACCGCTGTCGTACACGGGCATTAACTCGATTGGGCTGCGTCGGCGCGGTTTCGATAACGACAAAATCAATCAGATTCAGGAAATCTACCGTTACATCTACATGCGCGGCCTGAATAATGCCGATGCGCTCACACAAATCGAACTCGAACTGCCCCCGTCCGACGAACGCGACGAGATCGTGAATTTTATCCGCACCTCAGAACGCGGCATTATGCGCGGCCCTTCGTCAGGTGCCGACCGGGGAGAGTAA
- a CDS encoding bifunctional UDP-3-O-[3-hydroxymyristoyl] N-acetylglucosamine deacetylase/3-hydroxyacyl-ACP dehydratase, with the protein MNTKQQTIQKAVSVSGVGLHTGVSATMTFLPAPTNHGYKFQRVDLPGQPIVEADVDNVVDLSRGTTIEQSGARIHTVEHTLAALVGLQIDNVLIQLDGPEPPIMDGSSIQFVDALRSAGLEEQNANRNYFEVNEYVHFRNDEKGIELAALPLSDYRLTVMVDYNSRVISSQHAYLNDISLFPEQIANCRTFVFLHELEALYRQNLIKGGDLTNAIVIVDREVNDDELTHLAQLLNKPKVSVNRNDGILNNLTLHYPNEMARHKLLDVVGDLALIGRPIKAQILAARPGHAANVAFAKKIKKLIQKNAANQVPKYDPTQPPVLDINRISQLLPHRYPFQMIDKIIALDENSVVGIKNVTMNEPFFPGHFPGNPVMPGVLQLEAMAQTGGILVLSTVPDPENYWPFLVGIENCRFRRNVLPGDTVIFRCEFTSPMKRGIVKMQGRGYVSNQLVCEADMIASLVKKK; encoded by the coding sequence ATGAATACCAAACAACAGACCATTCAGAAGGCCGTTTCGGTATCGGGCGTGGGCTTGCACACGGGCGTATCGGCAACGATGACATTTCTGCCCGCACCAACCAATCACGGCTATAAATTTCAGCGCGTCGATCTGCCCGGTCAGCCCATTGTGGAAGCCGACGTTGATAACGTTGTTGATTTATCGCGCGGCACAACCATCGAACAGAGTGGTGCCCGAATCCACACCGTTGAGCATACACTGGCCGCGCTGGTTGGTTTGCAGATCGATAACGTGCTGATTCAGTTGGATGGCCCCGAACCTCCTATTATGGATGGGTCGTCGATTCAGTTTGTCGATGCCCTGCGGAGTGCCGGTCTTGAGGAACAAAACGCCAACCGCAACTACTTCGAGGTTAATGAGTACGTACATTTCCGCAACGACGAAAAAGGCATCGAGTTAGCCGCGCTGCCGCTCAGCGATTACCGCCTGACCGTAATGGTTGATTATAACTCGCGGGTTATCAGCAGCCAACACGCGTATCTGAACGATATTAGCCTCTTCCCCGAGCAGATTGCCAATTGCCGTACTTTCGTATTCCTGCATGAACTCGAAGCACTTTACAGGCAAAATCTGATAAAAGGGGGCGATCTGACCAATGCCATTGTGATTGTTGATCGTGAAGTAAACGACGACGAACTGACGCACCTGGCGCAGTTGCTCAACAAGCCCAAAGTAAGCGTTAACAGGAACGATGGTATTCTGAACAACCTGACGCTGCACTATCCCAACGAAATGGCCCGCCACAAACTGCTCGACGTGGTAGGCGATCTGGCCCTGATTGGTCGGCCCATTAAGGCACAAATTCTGGCGGCCCGACCCGGCCATGCAGCTAACGTGGCATTTGCCAAAAAAATCAAAAAATTGATTCAGAAAAACGCGGCCAATCAGGTTCCCAAATACGATCCGACGCAACCGCCCGTTCTTGACATTAACCGCATTTCGCAACTGCTGCCACACCGCTACCCGTTCCAGATGATCGATAAGATTATTGCGCTGGACGAAAACAGCGTGGTAGGTATCAAGAACGTGACCATGAACGAGCCGTTTTTTCCTGGGCACTTTCCGGGAAATCCGGTAATGCCCGGCGTACTGCAACTCGAAGCTATGGCCCAAACGGGTGGTATTCTGGTGCTTAGCACCGTGCCTGATCCCGAAAATTACTGGCCCTTTCTGGTTGGTATCGAAAATTGCCGATTCCGGCGCAACGTTTTGCCGGGCGATACTGTAATCTTTCGGTGTGAGTTTACCTCACCCATGAAACGCGGTATTGTAAAAATGCAGGGCCGGGGCTATGTCAGCAATCAGTTGGTATGCGAAGCGGATATGATTGCCAGCCTCGTTAAAAAAAAGTGA
- the lpxD gene encoding UDP-3-O-(3-hydroxymyristoyl)glucosamine N-acyltransferase → MKFTVRQIATLLGGEVAGNDTLAITKLAKIEEGQPGDISFLSNLKYETHLYTTQASAVIVDRSFQPKKPVSSALIFVENSYSAFTQLLEEYYKLQSFARVGVEQPSYLGEGSQVGEQVYRGAFSYIGSNCQIGRNVKIYPHAYIGNGVRIGDNTIIFPGVRILDNCIIGQHCVIHPNAVIGSEGFGFAPQPDGSYKTIPQLGNVILEDNVNVGSNTTIDCATLGSTIIRQGAKLDNLIQIGHNVEIGKNTVIAAQTGISGSTKIGDNCVIAGQVGFAGHLTIANGTRVGAQSGVGKNVTEEGTSLNSSPAFGLKESMRSLAIFRKLPDLERRVSDLEKKK, encoded by the coding sequence ATGAAGTTTACAGTCAGGCAGATTGCTACACTGCTGGGGGGCGAAGTCGCCGGAAACGACACCTTGGCTATCACTAAATTAGCCAAAATTGAAGAGGGACAACCGGGTGATATCTCGTTCCTGTCAAATTTGAAGTACGAAACGCATCTTTATACTACGCAGGCGTCGGCAGTAATTGTTGACCGTTCGTTTCAGCCGAAAAAGCCGGTTTCGTCGGCTCTGATTTTTGTTGAAAACTCGTATTCGGCGTTTACGCAGCTTCTCGAAGAATACTACAAACTTCAGAGTTTTGCGCGGGTTGGCGTTGAACAGCCCTCGTATCTTGGAGAAGGAAGTCAGGTGGGCGAACAGGTGTATCGGGGGGCGTTTTCGTATATCGGCAGCAATTGTCAGATTGGCCGGAACGTCAAGATTTACCCACACGCCTACATCGGCAATGGTGTTCGCATTGGCGATAATACCATTATTTTTCCGGGGGTGCGTATTCTCGACAACTGCATCATCGGGCAACACTGCGTGATTCACCCCAACGCCGTTATTGGTAGCGAAGGCTTCGGTTTTGCGCCCCAGCCCGACGGTTCTTACAAAACGATTCCGCAACTCGGCAATGTGATTCTGGAAGATAATGTCAACGTAGGATCAAACACGACCATCGATTGCGCTACACTGGGTTCAACCATTATCCGGCAGGGTGCAAAATTAGATAACCTGATTCAGATTGGACATAATGTCGAAATCGGAAAAAACACGGTTATTGCAGCTCAAACGGGTATTTCGGGGTCAACCAAAATTGGCGATAACTGCGTTATTGCGGGGCAGGTGGGCTTTGCCGGTCATTTGACGATTGCGAACGGCACACGCGTTGGAGCGCAGTCGGGGGTAGGCAAGAACGTTACGGAAGAAGGCACGTCGCTTAACAGTTCGCCGGCTTTCGGCCTCAAAGAGAGTATGCGGTCACTCGCTATTTTCCGAAAGCTTCCTGATCTGGAACGGCGCGTGAGTGATTTAGAAAAGAAAAAATGA
- a CDS encoding HD domain-containing protein — protein MAAPNKKKILNDPVYGFITIPTELLFDLVEHPYFQRLRRIKQLGLSEYVYPGALHTRFHHALGAMHLMGQAMQTLQSKGHRISDAECEAAQIGILLHDIGHGPFSHVLECCLLDDVKHEAISLQLMHDLNRQFDGRLSLAIQMFEGTYQRPFFHQLMSSQLDMDRMDYLNRDGYYTGVAEGAIGADRIIKMLDLVDDQLVVEAKGILSIENFLNARRLMYWQVYLHKTSICCESMLIQVLRRARFLLGQNTDVYAPDTFRLFLERSVLLADFQTDPIYLAAFTRLDDYDVWSCVKQWTSHPDTVLSTLCQMLLDRRLFKIMLSTEPFAQPLVDELADQLRRAGVTDENLSYFLIEGQATNAAYLPTGDRINIKLKSGRVIDIADASDLSNIQVLTNIVRRYYVCWARGVAP, from the coding sequence ATGGCTGCGCCCAACAAGAAAAAAATCCTCAACGACCCCGTTTACGGCTTCATCACCATTCCGACCGAGTTGCTGTTCGATCTGGTAGAACATCCTTACTTTCAGCGACTTAGGCGTATCAAACAATTGGGTTTGTCGGAATACGTGTATCCTGGGGCGTTGCATACACGCTTTCACCACGCGCTGGGGGCCATGCATCTGATGGGGCAGGCCATGCAAACACTGCAAAGCAAGGGCCATCGTATCAGTGATGCCGAATGCGAAGCTGCTCAGATTGGTATTCTGCTGCACGACATCGGACACGGGCCGTTTTCGCACGTACTCGAATGCTGCCTGCTCGACGACGTGAAGCACGAAGCCATTTCACTGCAACTCATGCACGACCTCAACCGGCAGTTTGACGGGCGGCTGTCATTGGCGATTCAGATGTTTGAAGGTACGTATCAACGGCCATTTTTTCATCAGCTCATGTCGAGTCAGTTAGACATGGACCGTATGGACTACCTCAACCGCGACGGGTATTATACGGGTGTGGCCGAGGGAGCCATTGGCGCCGACCGTATCATTAAAATGCTCGACTTAGTCGATGATCAGTTGGTGGTAGAGGCCAAAGGTATTTTGAGTATCGAGAATTTTCTGAACGCCCGGCGGCTCATGTACTGGCAAGTGTATCTGCACAAGACCTCGATCTGCTGCGAGTCGATGCTGATTCAGGTTCTGCGCCGGGCGCGGTTTCTGCTTGGCCAGAACACCGACGTTTACGCGCCCGACACGTTTCGACTGTTTCTGGAACGAAGTGTGCTGCTGGCTGATTTTCAGACTGATCCGATTTATCTGGCGGCCTTTACACGCTTAGACGATTACGATGTCTGGAGTTGCGTGAAACAATGGACGAGCCATCCCGATACGGTATTATCGACCCTTTGCCAGATGCTTCTCGACCGGCGGTTGTTTAAAATTATGCTCTCGACCGAGCCGTTTGCCCAACCATTAGTCGATGAATTGGCCGACCAACTGCGCCGGGCAGGTGTTACCGACGAAAATCTGTCGTATTTTCTGATAGAAGGGCAGGCCACCAATGCTGCTTATTTGCCAACCGGCGACCGGATAAACATTAAACTGAAGTCGGGCCGCGTTATTGATATAGCTGATGCATCGGATTTATCGAATATTCAGGTACTGACTAATATTGTTCGTCGGTATTACGTTTGCTGGGCGCGGGGCGTAGCTCCGTAA
- a CDS encoding Wzz/FepE/Etk N-terminal domain-containing protein → MTTVSRYDPIPFRNRFVGTLLPAIWHNRWRVGLVTLAFMLSGVAVALLLPEEFVSEARIIPEMTNGSGSVVKRLASVAGIGGLDFSDADDVDAVRPDLYPNILQSTPFLLYLINQRIKRQTGQATTVGEFLLPDTGVGWSWRQWLSSGRQLNRSANQNGLLQLTPRQRDIADDISGRLNTRLDTRSGIITISARMPDPLVAATVTQRAMTYLTRYVTEYRTGKARHDLRFCEQQLQTARQRYRDAQYALFMHNDRHKNVVLQTATIEKHRLDTELVLAQSVYNQLAQQREQIKLRVQERTPIFKTLEPPTIPHQRVSPKRTILVVLFTAVGLTIGSLMALLNQQPWDVLWQTFLKNN, encoded by the coding sequence TTGACGACCGTATCAAGATATGATCCTATACCCTTCCGTAACCGCTTCGTCGGCACGTTACTGCCCGCCATTTGGCATAACCGTTGGCGCGTCGGGTTGGTTACGCTGGCATTTATGCTTAGTGGCGTGGCGGTTGCGCTGCTGTTGCCCGAAGAGTTTGTGTCGGAAGCCCGGATCATACCCGAAATGACCAACGGATCGGGCAGTGTGGTGAAACGGCTGGCGTCGGTGGCAGGTATTGGGGGTCTCGACTTCTCAGACGCCGACGATGTAGATGCCGTGCGGCCCGATTTGTATCCGAATATTTTACAAAGCACACCTTTTTTGCTGTATCTAATTAACCAACGCATCAAGCGTCAAACGGGGCAGGCTACAACGGTAGGGGAGTTTCTGTTGCCCGATACTGGGGTGGGCTGGTCGTGGCGACAATGGCTTTCCAGTGGGCGGCAACTGAACCGGTCGGCCAATCAGAACGGTTTGTTACAGCTTACGCCCCGGCAACGCGACATTGCCGACGACATCAGCGGGCGGCTAAATACCCGGCTCGATACGCGCTCCGGCATCATCACCATCTCGGCCCGAATGCCCGACCCGCTTGTGGCCGCTACCGTAACGCAACGGGCAATGACTTACCTGACCCGCTACGTAACCGAGTACCGAACCGGCAAAGCCCGGCACGATCTGCGGTTTTGTGAGCAACAACTTCAAACGGCCCGGCAACGCTACCGGGACGCGCAATACGCCCTGTTCATGCACAACGACCGGCACAAAAACGTGGTGTTGCAAACAGCTACGATAGAAAAACATCGGTTAGATACCGAACTGGTGCTGGCCCAGAGCGTTTACAATCAACTGGCGCAGCAACGTGAACAGATAAAATTGCGCGTTCAGGAGCGAACGCCCATTTTTAAAACGCTGGAGCCGCCAACCATTCCGCATCAGCGCGTTTCGCCCAAACGAACGATTCTGGTTGTTTTGTTCACGGCTGTTGGGCTAACTATCGGTTCGCTGATGGCCCTGCTCAACCAACAGCCGTGGGACGTTTTGTGGCAGACATTTCTGAAAAATAATTAG
- a CDS encoding nucleotide sugar dehydrogenase, whose translation MYNDLLTKQKQLAVIGLGYVGLPIALAFARRFRVIGFDVNAERVSLMQQCEDPSRQLVADDFADTDIMFTANSDDLRQAHFFVVAVPTPVDDYKVPDLQFLEQASQTVGRALKPGDYVVYESTVYPGCTEDDCLPILAQTSGLTPGRDFNFGYSPERINPGDKDRKLTDILKVVSGNNPEAAQTIADVYGSVITAGIYTAPSIRVAEAAKVIENVQRDLNISLMNELAILFDRMDLDTQEVLQTASTKWNFLPFTPGLVGGHCIGVDPYYLLHKAHQLDYDPQVINSGRRVNDGMPAFIASKLLQLLLRHGKHPRHTKVLVMGLTFKENVADVRNSKVAELVRELMKYAINVHIVDPYASANDVAHEYGLTLLDAPSIQYDAVVVAVGHDAYRTLDLAYFQSIMNGTPILLDLKGLYPKPVEETLTYWRL comes from the coding sequence GTGTACAACGATTTACTTACGAAACAGAAACAACTCGCCGTTATCGGGCTGGGCTATGTGGGGCTGCCGATTGCGCTGGCATTTGCCCGGCGGTTTCGGGTTATTGGCTTCGACGTCAACGCCGAGCGCGTATCCCTGATGCAGCAATGCGAAGACCCGTCGCGTCAATTAGTTGCCGACGACTTTGCCGATACCGATATTATGTTCACGGCCAATTCTGATGACCTGCGTCAGGCCCATTTTTTCGTGGTGGCAGTGCCAACGCCGGTCGATGATTATAAAGTGCCTGATCTTCAATTTCTTGAGCAGGCATCACAAACAGTTGGCCGCGCCCTGAAACCCGGCGATTATGTAGTGTATGAATCGACTGTGTATCCCGGTTGCACAGAAGACGACTGCCTGCCCATACTGGCGCAAACATCGGGCCTGACACCGGGCCGTGATTTTAACTTTGGCTACTCCCCCGAACGCATCAACCCCGGCGATAAGGACCGTAAACTAACTGATATTCTGAAGGTTGTATCGGGCAATAACCCCGAAGCAGCTCAGACCATTGCCGATGTGTATGGCAGCGTGATTACGGCGGGCATCTATACCGCACCAAGCATCCGCGTAGCCGAAGCGGCAAAAGTTATCGAAAACGTGCAGCGCGACCTGAACATCTCGCTCATGAACGAATTGGCGATCCTTTTCGACCGAATGGACCTCGATACACAGGAGGTGTTACAAACGGCATCGACCAAGTGGAATTTTCTGCCATTTACGCCCGGTTTGGTGGGTGGGCACTGCATTGGTGTCGATCCGTATTACCTGCTCCATAAAGCGCATCAGTTAGATTATGACCCGCAGGTCATTAACTCCGGTCGGCGGGTCAACGATGGAATGCCCGCCTTTATCGCCAGCAAACTGTTGCAACTGCTGCTCCGGCACGGTAAACACCCGCGCCACACCAAGGTACTCGTGATGGGTCTGACATTCAAGGAGAACGTTGCCGACGTGCGTAACTCGAAAGTAGCTGAGCTGGTTCGTGAGTTGATGAAATACGCTATCAATGTCCACATCGTTGACCCGTATGCATCGGCCAACGACGTGGCGCACGAATACGGACTTACCCTGCTCGACGCGCCTTCGATACAGTATGATGCGGTTGTTGTAGCAGTTGGACACGATGCTTACCGAACGCTGGATTTGGCCTATTTCCAATCCATCATGAATGGCACGCCTATTCTCCTCGATCTGAAAGGGTTATACCCAAAACCAGTCGAAGAAACGCTTACTTACTGGCGTTTGTGA
- a CDS encoding CgeB family protein: MNVIIVGCNVFDSLEFHLADSFRALGHNARVIDVTGRGALSKKIGYWSARFAGSYDRVVGHRLATRIIHHNPDLVIVVYRHLHPVLVDDIKTTLPYVPVIQVNPDALSNLEKQQIIAADFDYYFSKEPYIVNLLRHKNGLNAYYLPEGFNPRVHCRPLPEKAVAERETVVDVLMYGSLYAYRARFVEQLLRAGLRVAIYGTKGPYLRSAIRAVFQGKYLVGDEKNRLVYGAKITLNTLHYAEITSANQKYFEINGIGGFQLCDDKPTLSDYSAVPTELVTFRSLSDAIDKIRYYLARPAERHELAEQQYQHFQQHHTFDHRAIQLLQTIGLA, from the coding sequence ATGAATGTAATTATTGTCGGCTGCAACGTATTCGACTCACTGGAGTTTCATCTGGCCGATTCATTTCGGGCACTGGGCCATAACGCCCGCGTTATAGACGTGACGGGCCGGGGTGCCTTGTCTAAAAAAATCGGCTATTGGTCGGCACGCTTTGCCGGGTCTTACGACCGGGTCGTCGGGCATCGGCTGGCAACGCGTATTATTCATCACAACCCTGATTTAGTGATTGTTGTGTACCGGCATCTGCACCCCGTTCTGGTCGATGACATTAAAACTACGTTGCCCTACGTGCCGGTAATACAGGTTAACCCCGACGCGCTCTCGAACCTCGAAAAGCAACAGATTATTGCTGCCGACTTCGACTATTACTTTTCTAAAGAACCATACATAGTCAATCTGTTACGGCATAAAAATGGCCTGAATGCCTACTATCTTCCCGAAGGCTTCAATCCACGCGTCCATTGCCGGCCACTTCCCGAAAAAGCAGTAGCCGAGCGGGAAACAGTAGTTGACGTGCTGATGTACGGTAGCCTGTATGCGTACCGCGCCCGTTTTGTGGAGCAACTGCTTCGTGCGGGGCTTCGCGTGGCTATTTACGGCACTAAAGGCCCTTATCTGCGGTCGGCAATCCGGGCCGTATTCCAGGGGAAGTATTTAGTTGGCGATGAAAAAAATCGGCTCGTTTATGGAGCTAAGATCACCCTCAACACGCTGCACTACGCCGAAATCACGTCAGCCAATCAAAAGTATTTCGAGATTAACGGCATTGGCGGTTTTCAGCTTTGCGATGACAAGCCTACGCTGAGCGATTATTCTGCTGTGCCAACAGAGTTAGTTACGTTCCGGTCGCTTTCTGACGCCATCGACAAAATCCGGTACTATCTGGCCCGCCCCGCCGAACGCCACGAACTCGCCGAGCAACAGTACCAGCATTTTCAACAGCACCACACTTTCGACCATCGGGCCATTCAGTTGCTCCAGACTATTGGCCTTGCCTGA
- a CDS encoding glycosyltransferase family 4 protein: MTILHLLRSSGTGHSIETVFSDVRWGPFINKNFTVEPVTMPCISRDWQSVWRNLRFARQQQADVFHITGDVHYLALALPKSRTVLTIHDAIPLVRNRHRPLRYALFWLLWYYWPMRRASIVTTVSEKSRQELLQRVGRVARKVVVVANPVGSLFQYCPQPVNTRCPTLLHIGTAPHKNLTRLIQALDGFACRLIIVGPLTDSDKAELNHRRIVYENYVDLPQHQLLNLYKTCDLVSFVSTYEGFGLPILEAQAVGRPVLTSAISPLREVAGMGAHFVDPTNIQDIRAGLERICGDVAYRETLVANGLVNVKKFTISQIERYYAALYASMGISDP, from the coding sequence ATGACGATTTTGCATTTGCTACGCAGTTCCGGCACAGGCCACAGCATCGAAACTGTGTTTTCCGACGTTCGGTGGGGCCCTTTTATCAACAAGAACTTTACCGTTGAGCCAGTAACTATGCCGTGCATTAGCCGGGACTGGCAGAGCGTTTGGCGGAATCTACGGTTCGCCCGTCAACAGCAAGCCGATGTTTTTCACATCACCGGCGATGTACATTACCTCGCGCTGGCCCTGCCTAAATCCCGAACCGTACTGACCATTCACGATGCTATTCCGCTTGTCAGGAATCGGCACCGGCCTCTTCGATACGCCCTGTTCTGGCTGCTGTGGTATTACTGGCCCATGCGCCGGGCCAGCATCGTAACCACAGTTTCTGAAAAAAGCCGACAGGAACTGCTTCAGCGCGTGGGGCGCGTGGCCCGCAAGGTTGTGGTGGTGGCGAATCCGGTCGGTTCACTGTTTCAGTACTGCCCACAACCGGTTAACACCCGTTGCCCAACGCTCCTCCATATTGGTACAGCCCCGCATAAAAACCTGACCCGGCTCATTCAGGCTCTCGATGGGTTTGCCTGTCGATTAATTATTGTCGGACCCCTGACCGACAGCGACAAAGCCGAGTTGAACCACCGACGCATCGTGTATGAAAATTATGTTGATCTTCCTCAGCACCAGCTACTTAATCTGTACAAAACCTGCGACCTCGTTTCGTTTGTCTCGACCTATGAGGGCTTTGGCCTGCCGATTCTGGAAGCACAGGCTGTTGGGCGTCCCGTGCTAACCAGTGCTATCAGCCCGTTGCGCGAAGTGGCGGGGATGGGAGCACACTTCGTCGATCCAACCAATATTCAGGACATCCGGGCCGGACTTGAGCGCATTTGTGGGGATGTTGCGTACCGCGAAACGTTGGTTGCCAACGGGCTGGTTAATGTTAAAAAGTTTACAATATCTCAAATTGAGCGTTACTATGCGGCTTTGTACGCGTCTATGGGTATATCTGACCCATGA
- a CDS encoding glycosyltransferase, which yields MNKLQATGPSAILLFVEYFLPGYKFGGPVQAVANLVRLLKDTYTFFIVARDRDVGDTQPYPNRPANCWLRQDGYWVRYLSPDQINHFNINSLLTERPYRYVYTNSLFSRFTRQLLLTRTNIPLLLAPRGELHPGALRLKAWKKRPYVWLLRHCKAKDIRWHATDAVEQQYIDTHFPGSQVRIAPDVPNRLPRRPLYQKQAGQVRLLWLARIARNKGLLFLLNCLKQLPNQSVTLDIYGPIADTDYWHKCQRLLNTLPTSCCVKYRGPLPYPLIGDTISQYDFLALPSDGENFGHVIAESLSAGLPVLVSDQTPWQKLAEQGAGWAIPLQPDAWLTVLQTCVDMPDVLYQTLVANAPLVVESQSNLPAIAKQYNQLFTPEVFADEPVA from the coding sequence ATGAACAAGTTACAAGCTACCGGGCCTTCAGCCATACTTCTATTTGTCGAATACTTTTTGCCGGGCTATAAGTTTGGCGGGCCGGTGCAGGCCGTAGCCAATCTGGTAAGGCTGCTGAAAGATACGTACACGTTTTTCATCGTCGCCCGCGACCGCGACGTGGGCGATACGCAGCCTTACCCCAACAGGCCAGCCAACTGCTGGCTACGACAAGACGGCTATTGGGTCCGTTATCTGTCTCCCGACCAGATTAACCACTTCAACATCAATAGCTTACTTACAGAACGCCCGTATCGGTACGTTTACACGAACAGCCTGTTTTCGCGGTTCACGCGGCAGTTGTTGCTTACGCGCACAAACATACCGTTGCTGCTTGCCCCCCGTGGCGAATTACACCCCGGCGCACTACGGCTGAAAGCCTGGAAAAAACGGCCTTACGTATGGCTGCTGCGGCACTGCAAAGCAAAGGATATCCGCTGGCACGCTACCGATGCTGTTGAGCAGCAATACATCGACACTCATTTTCCGGGCAGCCAGGTTCGGATCGCGCCCGACGTGCCGAACCGGCTCCCCCGAAGGCCCCTTTATCAGAAACAGGCCGGGCAGGTTCGCTTACTGTGGCTGGCCCGCATTGCCCGTAATAAAGGGCTGCTGTTCTTGCTCAACTGCCTGAAACAGCTTCCCAATCAGTCTGTTACGCTGGATATATATGGCCCCATTGCCGACACCGATTACTGGCACAAATGCCAGCGGCTCCTCAACACGCTGCCAACGTCTTGCTGTGTTAAGTATCGGGGACCACTCCCCTATCCGCTGATTGGCGATACCATAAGTCAGTATGATTTTCTGGCGTTACCAAGCGATGGTGAGAATTTTGGGCATGTTATCGCCGAAAGCCTGTCGGCAGGTTTACCCGTGCTGGTCAGCGACCAGACGCCGTGGCAAAAGCTGGCCGAACAGGGGGCGGGTTGGGCCATACCCTTACAGCCTGATGCCTGGCTTACTGTGCTGCAAACGTGCGTTGACATGCCCGATGTGCTATATCAAACGCTCGTTGCCAACGCCCCGCTGGTAGTTGAAAGCCAGAGCAATTTACCAGCAATTGCGAAGCAGTACAACCAACTGTTCACTCCAGAAGTGTTTGCCGATGAGCCGGTTGCGTAA